The Bradyrhizobium sp. WBAH42 genome includes a window with the following:
- a CDS encoding SRPBCC family protein, producing MRMRSGPALAGVAALAVAGMALMTAFEPVRAHGPTRQKVRESIEINAAPAKVWAVIGNFQDMSWLQPVTKTEGEKGNEIGATRKLTLTGGATVEEELYKYEPDMQSYSYRITRVDVKVLPVTNYSSTLTVSPAPDGKAKLEWAAAFYRGYPNNDPPPELSDEAAIKAVSGLYKAGLEALKKKIESGS from the coding sequence ATGAGGATGAGAAGCGGACCGGCGCTCGCCGGGGTGGCGGCGCTGGCGGTGGCTGGCATGGCTCTGATGACCGCCTTCGAGCCGGTCCGGGCCCATGGACCGACGCGGCAGAAGGTGCGGGAATCCATCGAGATCAACGCGGCCCCGGCCAAGGTGTGGGCGGTGATCGGCAATTTCCAGGACATGAGCTGGCTCCAGCCGGTCACCAAGACCGAAGGCGAGAAGGGCAACGAGATCGGCGCGACGCGGAAACTCACCTTGACGGGCGGCGCCACGGTCGAGGAGGAGCTCTACAAATACGAGCCCGACATGCAGAGCTATTCCTATCGGATCACCAGGGTGGACGTGAAGGTGCTGCCGGTGACCAATTATTCCTCGACCCTGACGGTCTCGCCCGCGCCGGACGGCAAGGCGAAGCTGGAATGGGCCGCCGCGTTCTATCGCGGCTATCCCAACAACGACCCGCCGCCGGAGTTGAGCGACGAGGCCGCGATCAAGGCCGTGAGCGGGCTGTACAAGGCCGGGCTCGAGGCGCTCAAGAAGAAGATCGAGAGCGGCAGCTGA
- a CDS encoding AAA family ATPase, which produces MSRRGSRTVNLPAPYLKRVWLDFSRVHDREVYPFCLPIFPDDFELNFDAPITIIVGENGTGKSTILEGIAALAGYDDAGGGKGYMPVDHTEAREKMGGQLSSALRASWLPKITNGWFFRAESFFSVARYLDKAARDAGQVGPDFLSHSHGEGFLRFFEERCQRQGIFIFDEPESALSPARQIEFLKLLRRMDESSICQIIMATHSPMLMAYPNAQLLRLGKYGLEPVTVEQTDHYRLMREFCEDPRGFVEATLGE; this is translated from the coding sequence ATGAGCCGAAGGGGCAGTCGAACGGTCAACCTGCCGGCGCCATATCTGAAGCGGGTTTGGCTCGACTTCTCGCGCGTGCACGATCGAGAGGTCTATCCGTTTTGCCTGCCGATCTTTCCGGATGATTTCGAGCTCAATTTCGACGCGCCCATCACGATCATCGTGGGAGAGAATGGCACCGGCAAATCGACGATTCTCGAGGGGATCGCGGCGCTCGCCGGCTATGACGACGCCGGTGGTGGGAAGGGGTACATGCCTGTCGACCACACCGAAGCGCGGGAGAAGATGGGGGGACAGCTTTCCAGCGCGTTGCGCGCGAGCTGGCTGCCGAAGATCACCAATGGCTGGTTCTTCCGCGCCGAAAGCTTTTTCTCGGTTGCGCGGTATCTCGACAAGGCCGCACGCGACGCCGGTCAGGTCGGCCCGGACTTCCTGTCCCACTCCCATGGTGAGGGCTTCCTGCGCTTCTTCGAGGAGCGGTGCCAGCGCCAGGGCATCTTCATATTCGACGAGCCGGAATCGGCCCTGTCGCCGGCGCGCCAGATCGAATTCCTCAAGTTGCTGCGACGCATGGACGAGTCCAGCATATGCCAAATCATCATGGCGACCCATTCGCCGATGCTGATGGCCTATCCCAACGCGCAGCTGCTGCGGCTCGGGAAGTACGGGCTGGAGCCTGTTACGGTGGAGCAGACCGATCACTACCGGCTCATGCGCGAGTTCTGCGAGGATCCGCGCGGGTTCGTGGAGGCGACATTGGGGGAGTAG
- a CDS encoding DUF1217 domain-containing protein has product MVSTYFSYNYISRHLKQSLTRVEQQPDVSREAAHYKANIGKVKTVDDLMKDYRLYHFAMKAYGLEDMAYAKAFMRKVLESDLSDANSFVNKLVDKRYREFAAAFSFNGSATPVAQSADQTDEMIGLYTATKKSQVDALADDTNYYSAQIGNITSADQLLNNDRLRNYVYSAFGIDQSKWPRDTISQVLRSDPSDPNSYVNATFASQLTGLNAQLAQAKSDVSATNTKIADYTAQLSQPGADVTQLKVQILIEKYHLESYTKSISSLNDQIGTIGEFVDLAGAFEFAPDGSLPAGVPAQTAANVALTAKRFDDSKSAVYAAASPLNEAFAIRQFRTAVLTVDSLEAFISKPDVYNFALGAVGLDPKDVSQATIKAVLESDLSNPKSFVYTLKDDRYVQLARAFNFDAKGNLTTPLVAQDPSEVLQIAKDYVTAMIKQASPQEQAAVRAQAAKDATSYREAVADIDSVSDLLANRKMVDFILVAKGLDPKKVSTDHLKEIFASDLNDPKSFANTESDPRFAEIAASFNFDSKGNVARLSLMGPQKQDQFRETQASYIRQSLEQQQGDTNPGVRLALYFQRKAGEITSAYDILADKALSEVFRTTFNLPDSMAAMPIDQQAKFVDRFMKIKDLSDPAKVEKLLGRFSAMYDVKNSQSTGQAQSPLLDLFQGSSSGISQSTFLAIAKLRAH; this is encoded by the coding sequence ATGGTATCAACGTATTTCAGCTACAATTACATTTCGCGCCATCTCAAGCAGTCCCTGACGCGGGTCGAACAGCAGCCCGACGTCTCGCGAGAGGCCGCCCATTACAAAGCCAACATCGGCAAGGTGAAGACGGTCGACGATCTCATGAAGGATTATCGCCTGTACCACTTTGCCATGAAGGCATACGGCCTGGAAGACATGGCCTATGCCAAGGCGTTCATGAGAAAGGTCCTGGAGAGCGACCTCTCCGACGCCAACAGCTTCGTCAACAAGCTGGTCGACAAGCGCTACCGGGAGTTTGCCGCGGCATTCTCGTTCAACGGCAGCGCAACGCCTGTTGCGCAATCGGCGGACCAGACCGACGAGATGATCGGCCTGTACACGGCGACCAAGAAGAGCCAGGTCGACGCACTTGCCGACGACACCAATTATTACAGCGCCCAGATCGGCAACATCACCAGTGCTGACCAGCTCCTGAACAACGATCGTCTCCGCAACTACGTCTATTCGGCATTCGGGATCGATCAGAGCAAATGGCCGCGCGACACCATAAGCCAGGTCCTGCGCAGCGATCCATCCGATCCAAACAGCTACGTCAACGCCACCTTCGCGTCCCAGTTGACCGGCCTGAACGCCCAGCTCGCTCAAGCCAAATCGGATGTGAGCGCCACCAATACAAAGATCGCCGACTACACGGCTCAACTCTCGCAACCAGGCGCTGACGTGACCCAGTTGAAGGTCCAGATCCTGATCGAAAAATATCACCTGGAGTCGTACACGAAGAGCATTTCCAGCCTCAATGACCAGATAGGCACGATCGGCGAATTTGTAGATTTGGCCGGCGCATTCGAGTTTGCGCCTGACGGGTCGCTTCCGGCGGGCGTGCCTGCGCAGACTGCTGCAAACGTCGCGCTCACCGCAAAGCGGTTCGACGACAGCAAGTCCGCCGTCTATGCGGCGGCGAGCCCGCTGAACGAAGCCTTTGCAATCAGGCAGTTCAGAACGGCTGTCCTCACCGTCGATTCGCTCGAGGCGTTCATATCGAAGCCGGACGTGTACAATTTCGCGCTGGGTGCCGTTGGCCTCGATCCCAAGGACGTCTCGCAGGCCACCATCAAGGCCGTTCTCGAAAGCGATCTCAGCAACCCCAAGAGCTTCGTCTATACCCTCAAGGACGATCGCTACGTTCAGCTCGCGCGTGCCTTCAACTTCGACGCAAAGGGCAATCTGACCACACCGCTGGTAGCCCAGGACCCGAGCGAGGTCCTGCAGATTGCGAAGGACTATGTCACCGCAATGATCAAGCAGGCAAGCCCTCAGGAGCAAGCTGCGGTTCGGGCACAAGCCGCGAAAGACGCGACATCCTATCGGGAAGCCGTCGCAGACATCGACAGCGTTTCCGACCTGCTTGCGAACCGGAAGATGGTCGATTTCATTCTCGTCGCCAAGGGTTTGGACCCCAAGAAGGTCAGCACCGACCATCTGAAGGAGATCTTCGCGTCAGATCTGAACGATCCCAAGAGCTTCGCGAACACGGAGAGCGATCCGCGCTTTGCTGAAATCGCGGCCTCGTTCAATTTCGACAGCAAGGGCAACGTCGCGCGCTTGTCGCTGATGGGTCCTCAGAAGCAAGATCAATTCCGCGAAACCCAGGCCAGCTATATCAGGCAAAGCCTGGAGCAGCAGCAAGGCGACACGAACCCCGGCGTCCGCCTTGCCCTCTATTTCCAGCGCAAGGCGGGGGAAATCACGTCCGCATACGACATCCTTGCCGACAAGGCGCTGTCGGAGGTGTTCAGGACCACGTTCAACCTGCCTGATTCGATGGCTGCGATGCCGATCGATCAGCAAGCCAAGTTCGTGGACCGCTTCATGAAGATCAAGGATCTGTCCGATCCCGCGAAGGTTGAAAAGCTGCTGGGCCGTTTCTCCGCCATGTATGACGTCAAGAACAGCCAGAGCACCGGTCAGGCTCAATCCCCCTTGCTCGACCTCTTCCAGGGATCGAGCTCAGGGATAAGCCAATCGACGTTCCTGGCCATTGCCAAGCTGCGCGCTCATTGA
- a CDS encoding PCC domain-containing protein, whose product MRSIKQPGPPPSERIQWVEARGRAFSFTLEAGLPLLEAARRGFAAEGFAGGVLNFRRGALGPFAYVMPALSKTDENAAFYSDTFRPDGATRPRLGSMTLGTRDGAPFFHCHGLWTEADGKTSGGHMLPDETVVAEPFEVEAFGLDGAIFTAEPDPETNFKLFGPVAAARTGAQTTSRAFALRLRPNQDFAGCLEEFCRAHGIARAKIHGGVGSTIGARFTHGGVTEPFATELAITAGTIAPSTSGALEVALDVALIDYTGGVAEGRLIRGDNPVLMTMELVLEVLG is encoded by the coding sequence ATGCGGAGCATCAAGCAGCCGGGCCCGCCGCCTTCCGAACGCATCCAATGGGTGGAGGCGAGGGGGCGCGCCTTTTCCTTCACGCTTGAAGCCGGTCTGCCGCTGCTGGAGGCCGCGCGGCGCGGCTTTGCCGCGGAGGGCTTTGCCGGCGGCGTGCTGAATTTTCGCCGCGGCGCGCTGGGGCCGTTCGCCTATGTCATGCCGGCGCTGTCGAAGACCGACGAGAACGCGGCGTTCTACAGCGACACGTTCCGGCCTGACGGCGCGACGCGCCCAAGGCTCGGCAGCATGACGCTCGGCACGCGCGACGGTGCGCCGTTCTTTCATTGCCACGGCCTGTGGACCGAGGCCGACGGCAAGACGAGCGGGGGCCACATGCTGCCGGACGAGACCGTCGTTGCCGAGCCGTTCGAGGTCGAGGCCTTCGGTCTCGACGGTGCGATATTCACTGCCGAGCCCGATCCCGAGACCAATTTCAAGCTGTTCGGACCGGTCGCGGCCGCGCGCACCGGCGCGCAGACGACGAGCCGCGCCTTCGCGCTCCGCCTGCGCCCGAACCAGGATTTTGCGGGCTGCCTCGAAGAATTCTGCCGCGCGCACGGCATTGCCCGCGCGAAGATTCATGGCGGCGTCGGCTCGACCATCGGCGCGCGCTTCACCCATGGCGGCGTGACCGAGCCGTTTGCGACGGAGCTGGCGATCACAGCAGGGACAATCGCGCCCAGCACGTCCGGCGCGCTGGAAGTTGCGCTCGATGTCGCGCTGATCGACTACACTGGCGGCGTTGCGGAGGGCCGTCTGATCCGTGGCGACAATCCCGTGCTGATGACGATGGAGCTGGTGCTGGAGGTGCTGGGCTAG
- a CDS encoding acyl-CoA synthetase yields the protein MQPLRMSRRVMNLAYMLTQNARRHGARPGFVWGEKSWTWREIDAQVSALATALAARGIAKGDRILVHSKNGDEMFFSMFAAFRLGAVWVPTNFRLMPDEVSYLAQASGAKAFLCHVDFPEHAAAVKGGAIEFTWSIDGKAAFGERSVADAIASQAGANVANVAVEHDDPCWFFFTSGTTGRSKAAVLTHGQMGFVVTNHLADLTPGTTEQDASLVVAPLSHGAGVHQLMQTARGARTVLLPTEKFDINEAFRLIEAHRVSNLFTVPTILKMMVEHPAADKYDRSSLRYVIYAGAPMYREDQKAALKKLGKVIVQYFGLGEVTGNITVLPAALHDPEDGPHAKIGTCGFERTGMQVSIQDDEGRELKANQSGEICVIGPAVFAGYYDNPEANAKGFRNGWFRTGDLGHMDEEGFVYITGRASDMYISGGSNIYPREIEEKILTHPGIGEVAVLGVPDATWGEVGVAVCVAREGAKAVSEAEMAAFLSPKVPRYKMPKRFFFWDALPKSGYGKVPKRMVRDELEARGLLDLDKKTG from the coding sequence ATGCAGCCCCTGCGCATGTCCCGCCGCGTCATGAATCTCGCCTATATGCTGACCCAGAATGCGCGGCGGCATGGTGCGCGTCCTGGTTTCGTCTGGGGTGAAAAATCCTGGACCTGGCGCGAGATCGATGCGCAGGTCTCGGCCCTGGCCACGGCGCTCGCCGCGCGAGGCATTGCCAAGGGGGACCGCATCCTCGTCCATTCCAAGAATGGCGACGAGATGTTCTTTTCGATGTTCGCCGCGTTCCGGCTCGGTGCGGTCTGGGTGCCCACCAATTTCCGCCTGATGCCGGATGAGGTCAGTTATCTCGCGCAAGCCTCCGGCGCAAAGGCGTTTCTGTGTCACGTCGATTTCCCCGAGCACGCCGCGGCCGTGAAGGGCGGCGCAATCGAATTCACCTGGAGCATCGACGGCAAGGCCGCGTTCGGCGAGCGCTCGGTCGCCGATGCCATCGCCTCGCAGGCCGGCGCGAACGTCGCGAATGTCGCGGTCGAGCACGACGATCCCTGCTGGTTCTTTTTCACCTCCGGCACCACCGGACGCTCCAAGGCGGCGGTGCTGACCCACGGCCAGATGGGCTTCGTCGTCACCAATCACCTCGCCGATCTGACGCCCGGGACGACCGAGCAGGATGCCTCGCTGGTGGTGGCGCCGTTGTCGCACGGCGCCGGCGTGCACCAATTGATGCAGACCGCGCGCGGCGCGCGCACTGTGCTGCTGCCGACCGAGAAATTCGACATCAACGAGGCGTTCCGCCTGATCGAGGCGCATCGTGTCAGCAATCTCTTCACCGTGCCCACCATCCTGAAGATGATGGTCGAGCATCCCGCCGCCGACAAATACGACCGTTCCTCGCTGCGCTACGTCATCTATGCGGGCGCGCCGATGTATCGCGAGGACCAGAAGGCGGCGCTGAAGAAGCTCGGCAAGGTCATCGTGCAGTATTTCGGCCTTGGCGAAGTCACCGGCAACATCACCGTGCTGCCGGCGGCGTTGCACGATCCGGAGGACGGCCCGCACGCCAAGATCGGCACCTGCGGCTTCGAGCGCACCGGCATGCAGGTCTCGATTCAGGACGACGAGGGCCGCGAGCTCAAGGCCAACCAGAGCGGCGAGATCTGCGTGATCGGGCCTGCGGTGTTCGCCGGCTATTACGACAACCCCGAAGCCAATGCGAAGGGGTTCCGCAACGGCTGGTTCCGCACCGGCGACCTCGGCCACATGGACGAGGAGGGTTTTGTGTACATCACGGGACGTGCCTCCGACATGTACATCTCCGGCGGCTCCAATATCTATCCGCGCGAGATCGAGGAGAAGATCCTGACCCATCCTGGGATCGGCGAGGTCGCCGTGCTCGGCGTGCCCGACGCGACCTGGGGCGAGGTCGGCGTTGCCGTCTGCGTCGCCCGCGAAGGCGCGAAGGCGGTGAGCGAAGCGGAGATGGCGGCATTCCTGTCGCCGAAGGTGCCGCGCTACAAGATGCCGAAGCGCTTCTTCTTCTGGGATGCGCTGCCGAAATCCGGCTACGGCAAGGTGCCGAAGCGCATGGTGCGCGACGAGCTCGAGGCGCGCGGGCTGCTCGACCTCGACAAGAAGACGGGCTGA
- a CDS encoding GNAT family N-acetyltransferase produces MSDVINNKAHHRYELEVEGHLATEHYRLDGDVITFEHTDVPKELGGKGIGSKLVQGALDQVRANGLKLIPQCPFVKAWIDKHPDYADLVTR; encoded by the coding sequence ATGAGTGACGTCATCAACAACAAGGCCCATCACCGCTACGAGCTCGAGGTGGAAGGTCACCTTGCGACCGAGCACTACAGGCTCGACGGCGATGTCATCACCTTCGAGCATACCGACGTGCCGAAGGAGCTTGGCGGCAAGGGCATCGGCTCGAAACTGGTGCAAGGCGCGCTCGACCAGGTCCGGGCGAACGGATTGAAGCTGATCCCGCAATGCCCGTTCGTGAAGGCATGGATCGACAAGCACCCGGACTATGCGGATCTCGTGACACGGTGA
- a CDS encoding SPW repeat protein, producing the protein MLLGAVIVASPWFPIQDQAIAGHQTAILNTVAIGLVVFGISQLEYVALQRWQEVTTILVGLWLIASPYALGYSGEGFLRIYHTSLGAVVVLLGVLQLWQDWDMNDQDLLKHGQ; encoded by the coding sequence ATGCTGCTGGGTGCGGTGATCGTGGCCTCGCCGTGGTTTCCGATCCAGGATCAGGCGATCGCCGGTCACCAGACGGCGATCCTGAACACGGTTGCGATCGGCCTGGTCGTGTTTGGCATCAGCCAGCTCGAATACGTCGCTTTGCAGCGCTGGCAAGAGGTGACGACAATCCTGGTCGGACTGTGGCTCATCGCCTCGCCATACGCGCTCGGCTATTCCGGCGAGGGCTTCCTCCGCATCTATCACACGAGCCTTGGTGCGGTGGTGGTGCTGCTCGGCGTTCTCCAGCTGTGGCAGGACTGGGATATGAACGACCAGGACTTGCTCAAGCACGGACAATAG
- a CDS encoding GNAT family N-acetyltransferase: protein MAASVRDNKDRRRFELDVGNDMAFANYRLTPSAVIITHTETPRALRGRGIGSELVKGALELIRRDGKKVIAGCGFVVDYLDRHPEDADLVA from the coding sequence ATGGCGGCTTCGGTACGCGACAACAAGGACAGGAGGCGCTTCGAGCTCGATGTCGGCAACGACATGGCCTTCGCCAATTACCGGCTGACGCCATCGGCCGTGATCATCACCCACACCGAAACGCCGCGCGCGCTGCGCGGGCGCGGCATCGGCTCCGAGCTGGTCAAGGGCGCGCTCGAGCTGATCCGGCGCGACGGCAAGAAGGTGATCGCCGGCTGCGGCTTCGTCGTCGACTATCTCGACCGGCATCCGGAGGATGCGGACCTCGTCGCCTGA
- a CDS encoding DUF3597 domain-containing protein: MSIFGKIMSAIFGSQPASAAPAGGAAPGSAPAGTTGASAPASAPMAAVDVAAIVDKAVAAHKGEKLEWRTSIVDLMKALDIDSSLAARKDLAKELGYSGDMNDSASMNVWLHKQVMSKLAANGGKLPPEIKH; encoded by the coding sequence ATGAGCATTTTCGGGAAAATCATGAGCGCGATCTTCGGCAGCCAGCCGGCTTCCGCCGCGCCGGCCGGTGGCGCAGCGCCGGGCAGTGCCCCCGCTGGGACCACGGGCGCATCGGCGCCGGCATCAGCGCCCATGGCGGCCGTCGACGTCGCTGCCATCGTCGACAAGGCCGTCGCCGCGCACAAGGGCGAGAAGCTGGAATGGCGTACCTCGATCGTCGACCTCATGAAGGCACTCGACATCGATTCCAGCCTGGCCGCGCGCAAGGACCTCGCCAAGGAGCTCGGCTATAGCGGGGACATGAACGACTCCGCCAGCATGAACGTCTGGCTGCACAAGCAGGTGATGTCCAAGCTTGCCGCCAATGGCGGCAAGCTGCCGCCTGAGATCAAGCACTGA
- a CDS encoding DUF2189 domain-containing protein: MATLYQGNVPTMAQPADAAGPVIRTIQLSDLHEALRRGWEDFKAVPSHAIILCVIYPVLGLVLARVVMGYSVLPLLFPLAAGFALIGPFAALGLYELSSRRERYEEASAWDAMEVLRSPSFGAMLGLGTLLLALFVTWVATAQAIYVAAFGYEGVTGFSDFIRRVLTTQQGWWLIMVGCGTGFLFALAALCLSAVSFPLMLDRHAGAFEAMSTSLRVVARNPVPMAAWGLIVAVLLALGTIPAFLGLAVVVPLLGHATWHLYRKVIVSDPGARPVPPPPHRPRKPAADFPANLFPWRNRTDA; the protein is encoded by the coding sequence ATGGCGACACTCTACCAGGGCAATGTACCCACGATGGCCCAGCCCGCGGATGCGGCTGGACCTGTGATCCGAACCATCCAACTGTCTGATCTGCACGAGGCGCTCCGGCGCGGCTGGGAGGATTTCAAGGCGGTTCCGAGCCACGCCATCATCCTTTGCGTCATCTATCCCGTGCTGGGCCTCGTGCTCGCCCGCGTGGTGATGGGCTATTCCGTATTGCCGCTGCTGTTTCCGCTGGCCGCGGGCTTCGCCCTGATCGGCCCGTTCGCAGCCCTCGGCCTCTACGAACTCTCCAGCCGACGTGAACGCTACGAGGAGGCCAGCGCCTGGGATGCCATGGAGGTGCTGCGCTCGCCTTCGTTCGGTGCGATGCTCGGTCTCGGCACGTTGCTGCTCGCCCTGTTCGTCACCTGGGTGGCAACCGCACAAGCGATTTACGTCGCGGCGTTCGGCTACGAGGGCGTCACCGGATTCTCGGATTTCATCAGGCGCGTGCTGACGACGCAGCAAGGCTGGTGGCTGATAATGGTGGGCTGCGGCACCGGCTTCCTGTTCGCGCTCGCCGCACTCTGTCTCAGTGCCGTGTCGTTCCCCTTGATGCTGGACCGCCATGCCGGTGCGTTCGAGGCGATGAGCACTTCGCTGCGCGTGGTCGCGAGAAACCCGGTGCCGATGGCGGCCTGGGGCCTGATCGTGGCGGTGCTGCTCGCGCTCGGCACGATCCCGGCCTTCCTCGGCCTTGCCGTTGTGGTCCCCCTGCTTGGGCACGCCACGTGGCACCTCTATCGCAAGGTGATCGTGTCGGATCCGGGCGCACGCCCTGTGCCGCCTCCGCCCCATCGGCCGCGCAAGCCGGCCGCCGACTTCCCGGCAAACCTCTTCCCGTGGCGGAATCGGACGGACGCCTGA
- a CDS encoding lytic transglycosylase domain-containing protein, which translates to MTPTISRLALAAFIVSASLLSVQPAPAAVACGSGNFDAWLADFKTDAAAKGISQQAITAGLAGVTLDPSVVNRDRSQKVFTQTFEEFSGRMVPPRLERGANRMKQYGSVLSRIEQAYGVPGEVLVAIWGLETDFGVNTGKFATIRSLATLAYDCRRSEQFRAELLDALRIVQRGDLAPADMKGAWAGELGQTQFMPSSWMKYAVDFDGNGKRDLLHNAPDVLASTANYLAGYGWQKGKDWQPGSPNFEVLKQWNKSEVYSKTVAYFAAQLARAP; encoded by the coding sequence ATGACTCCGACGATTTCTCGTCTTGCTCTCGCAGCCTTCATCGTCTCCGCGTCCCTTCTCTCAGTCCAGCCAGCGCCCGCCGCGGTTGCCTGCGGCTCGGGCAATTTCGACGCCTGGCTGGCTGATTTCAAAACCGACGCTGCGGCGAAAGGCATCTCGCAGCAGGCCATCACCGCCGGGCTTGCCGGCGTCACGCTCGATCCGAGCGTGGTCAACCGCGACCGCTCGCAAAAGGTCTTCACCCAGACCTTCGAGGAGTTCTCCGGCCGCATGGTGCCGCCGCGCTTGGAGCGCGGCGCCAACAGGATGAAGCAATACGGCTCGGTGCTGTCGCGCATCGAGCAGGCCTATGGCGTGCCCGGCGAGGTCCTGGTCGCGATCTGGGGTCTGGAGACCGATTTCGGCGTCAACACGGGCAAGTTCGCAACGATCCGCTCGCTTGCAACGCTCGCTTACGATTGCCGTCGCTCCGAGCAGTTTCGCGCCGAGCTGCTGGATGCGCTGCGCATCGTCCAGCGCGGCGATCTTGCGCCTGCCGACATGAAAGGCGCCTGGGCCGGCGAGCTCGGCCAGACCCAGTTCATGCCGTCATCCTGGATGAAATATGCCGTCGACTTCGACGGCAACGGCAAGCGCGATCTGCTGCATAACGCGCCCGACGTACTCGCCTCCACCGCCAATTATCTGGCCGGCTATGGCTGGCAGAAGGGCAAGGATTGGCAGCCGGGCAGTCCGAACTTTGAGGTGCTCAAGCAGTGGAACAAGAGCGAGGTCTACTCCAAGACCGTCGCCTATTTTGCCGCCCAGCTTGCACGCGCTCCCTGA
- a CDS encoding DUF1127 domain-containing protein: MLLSLIRMIQAFRDYQRNVAELSQLSDRELADIGLDRSDIPRVAAGQYQG; encoded by the coding sequence ATGCTGCTCTCGCTCATCCGCATGATCCAGGCCTTCCGGGACTATCAGCGCAATGTTGCCGAGCTGTCCCAGCTCAGCGACCGCGAACTGGCCGACATCGGCCTCGATCGCTCGGACATCCCGCGCGTTGCCGCCGGTCAGTACCAGGGCTGA
- the trmFO gene encoding methylenetetrahydrofolate--tRNA-(uracil(54)-C(5))-methyltransferase (FADH(2)-oxidizing) TrmFO: MTGPQSNIVHVIGAGLAGSEAAWQVAKSGVPVVLHEMRPTRMTEAHRTDGLAELVCSNSFRSDDAANNAVGLLHAEMRRLDSLIMRAADANQVPAGGALAVDRDGFSAAVTKALNDHPLIEIARGEVSGLPPAEWSNVIVATGPLTSAPLADAIRELTDESALAFFDAIAPIVHRESIDMSVAWFQSRYDKVGPGGNGADYINCPMTKEQYDGFVAALIAGEKTEFKEWETNTPYFDGCLPIEVMAERGPETLRHGPMKPVGLTNPHDPTTKAYAIVQLRQDNKLGTLYNIVGFQTKLKYGEQQRIFRTIPGLENAEFARLGGLHRNTFLNSPKLLDGQLRLRAQPRLRFAGQMTGCEGYVESASVGLIAGLYAAADARGEALVSPPGATALGSLLGHITGGHIETIEPGTRSFQPMNINFGLFPPLATVPTKKPDGTRLRSNEKTVAKKQALSARALADLDRWIADHLRIAAAA, translated from the coding sequence ATGACAGGACCCCAATCCAACATCGTGCACGTGATCGGTGCCGGCCTCGCCGGTTCCGAAGCCGCCTGGCAGGTTGCGAAGTCCGGCGTGCCCGTGGTGCTGCACGAGATGCGGCCGACCCGCATGACCGAGGCGCACCGCACCGACGGGCTCGCCGAGTTGGTCTGCTCCAACTCGTTTCGCTCGGATGACGCCGCCAACAACGCCGTTGGCTTGCTGCATGCGGAAATGCGGCGGCTCGACTCGCTGATCATGCGCGCCGCCGATGCCAACCAGGTGCCCGCCGGCGGCGCACTCGCAGTCGATCGCGACGGCTTCTCCGCTGCCGTCACCAAGGCGCTCAACGACCATCCCCTGATCGAGATCGCCCGTGGCGAGGTTTCAGGCCTGCCGCCGGCCGAGTGGAGCAATGTCATCGTTGCCACCGGCCCCCTCACCTCCGCGCCACTGGCTGACGCCATCCGCGAGCTCACGGATGAGAGCGCGCTAGCCTTCTTCGACGCGATCGCGCCGATCGTGCACCGCGAATCCATCGACATGTCGGTGGCCTGGTTCCAGTCGCGCTACGACAAGGTCGGCCCCGGCGGCAACGGCGCCGACTACATCAACTGCCCGATGACCAAGGAGCAGTATGACGGCTTCGTCGCCGCCCTCATCGCCGGCGAGAAGACCGAGTTCAAGGAGTGGGAGACCAACACGCCCTATTTCGACGGCTGCCTGCCGATCGAGGTGATGGCGGAGCGCGGCCCCGAGACGCTGCGCCACGGTCCGATGAAGCCGGTCGGCCTCACCAATCCGCACGATCCCACGACCAAGGCCTACGCAATCGTGCAGCTGCGTCAGGACAACAAGCTCGGCACGCTCTACAACATCGTCGGGTTCCAGACGAAGCTGAAATACGGCGAGCAACAACGCATCTTCCGCACCATTCCGGGGCTGGAGAACGCCGAATTCGCCCGCCTCGGCGGCCTGCATCGCAACACCTTCCTGAACTCGCCAAAGCTGCTCGACGGCCAGTTGCGCCTGCGTGCGCAGCCGCGGCTGCGTTTCGCCGGCCAGATGACCGGCTGCGAGGGCTATGTGGAATCCGCCAGCGTCGGCTTGATCGCTGGTCTCTACGCAGCCGCGGACGCACGTGGCGAGGCGCTTGTCAGCCCGCCGGGCGCGACCGCGCTCGGGTCACTGCTCGGCCACATCACTGGCGGCCATATCGAAACCATCGAGCCGGGCACGCGCTCGTTCCAGCCGATGAACATCAATTTCGGCCTATTCCCGCCGCTCGCGACCGTGCCGACCAAGAAGCCCGACGGCACACGGCTGCGCAGCAACGAGAAGACGGTGGCCAAGAAGCAGGCGCTGAGCGCACGGGCGCTCGCCGATCTCGATCGCTGGATCGCCGATCACCTGCGCATTGCCGCCGCCGCGTGA